The following are encoded together in the Geobacter sulfurreducens PCA genome:
- the gcvPB gene encoding aminomethyl-transferring glycine dehydrogenase subunit GcvPB: protein MELIFEKSVTGRRGVRLPASDVPPAPPLSAVLARDGAPDLPQVSELDVVRHFTTLSRRNFSVDTHFYPLGSCTMKYNAKALEEAAKLFAPYHPMVPLLPHGASFSQGSLGLVHGLGEALAEITGMDEVTCQPLAGAHGEMTGIMLIAAYHEAKGNRKKYVVVPDSSHGTNPASAAMVGYEIITVPTAPYGDMDLEKYRAVMTDEVAAVMMTCPNTLGLFNPHIREICDIAHDHDALMYYDGANLNAILGKVRPGDVGFDVIHVNLHKTFGTPHGGGGPGSGPVGVKKLLASYLPGPRVVKNSDGDYSVIPHSHESIGRTAGFFGNFGVMAKAFAYITMLGREGLIQVSEQAVLNANYIMARLKDVYDLPYDQTCMHECVFSAARQARNGVHAIDIAKFLIDRGFHPPTVYFPLIVKEAIMIEPTETESKETMDAFIEAMRDAADLAERNPAAFAELPRTMPITRPDETKAAREQNVCYFGC, encoded by the coding sequence ATGGAACTGATCTTCGAAAAGTCGGTGACCGGCCGCCGGGGCGTCCGGCTCCCGGCCAGTGACGTCCCTCCGGCTCCTCCCCTTTCGGCGGTGCTTGCCCGTGACGGGGCGCCGGATCTGCCCCAGGTGAGCGAACTGGACGTGGTGCGCCACTTCACCACCCTGTCGCGGCGCAATTTTTCGGTGGATACCCACTTCTATCCGTTGGGCTCCTGCACCATGAAGTACAATGCCAAGGCCCTGGAGGAGGCGGCAAAGCTTTTTGCCCCCTATCACCCCATGGTGCCGCTCCTGCCCCATGGCGCATCCTTCAGCCAGGGAAGCCTGGGGCTCGTGCACGGGCTGGGCGAGGCCCTGGCCGAGATCACCGGCATGGACGAAGTGACCTGCCAGCCCCTGGCCGGCGCCCACGGCGAGATGACCGGCATCATGCTCATCGCCGCCTACCACGAGGCAAAGGGGAACCGGAAAAAATACGTGGTGGTCCCCGATTCATCCCACGGCACCAACCCGGCCTCGGCCGCCATGGTGGGCTACGAGATCATCACCGTTCCCACGGCCCCTTACGGGGACATGGACCTGGAGAAATACCGCGCGGTCATGACCGACGAGGTGGCGGCGGTCATGATGACCTGCCCCAACACCCTGGGACTCTTTAATCCCCACATCCGGGAGATCTGCGACATCGCCCACGACCACGACGCCCTCATGTACTACGACGGGGCCAACCTGAACGCCATCCTCGGCAAGGTGCGGCCCGGCGACGTGGGGTTCGACGTGATCCACGTGAATCTTCACAAGACCTTCGGCACCCCCCACGGCGGGGGTGGGCCGGGGAGCGGCCCCGTGGGGGTGAAGAAGCTGCTGGCCTCCTATCTGCCGGGGCCGCGCGTGGTGAAGAACAGCGACGGCGATTATTCCGTCATTCCCCATTCCCACGAGAGCATCGGTCGCACTGCGGGGTTCTTCGGCAACTTCGGAGTCATGGCCAAGGCCTTTGCCTATATCACCATGCTCGGACGGGAAGGGCTCATCCAGGTGAGCGAGCAGGCGGTCCTGAACGCCAACTACATCATGGCCCGGCTGAAGGACGTCTACGACCTCCCCTACGACCAGACCTGCATGCACGAATGCGTCTTTTCGGCAGCAAGGCAGGCGCGGAACGGCGTCCATGCCATCGATATCGCCAAGTTCCTCATCGACCGCGGTTTCCATCCCCCTACGGTCTACTTTCCCCTCATCGTCAAGGAGGCGATCATGATCGAGCCCACCGAGACCGAGAGCAAGGAGACCATGGACGCTTTCATCGAGGCCATGCGCGATGCCGCCGACCTGGCGGAGAGGAATCCGGCCGCCTTTGCCGAACTGCCGCGGACCATGCCCATCACCCGTCCGGACGAGACCAAGGCAGCCCGCGAGCAGAACGTGTGCTACTTCGGGTGCTGA
- a CDS encoding lipoate--protein ligase family protein, which translates to MEPPAWRLIDTGPLDGPRNMAVDEALLRHFGQGAAPVLRLYGWEPPAFSVGRFQKADEAIDRERCRRADIPVVRRITGGGLIYHGPELTYSLVCAPRHIAGARGVKESFRALTGFLFRFYGELGLAACWAADDAAGDARLGARTPLCFAGREESDIVIRGRKIGGNAQRRLRDAIFQHGSIPLADGVGEALPFFRSVPAGLREGTTDLAALGVAGGADRLRALLARSFSAAHGVALVPSELSPAERETADRLLRERYGNDDWNFGGENG; encoded by the coding sequence ATGGAGCCGCCGGCCTGGCGCCTCATCGATACCGGCCCCCTGGACGGCCCACGGAACATGGCGGTGGACGAGGCGCTCCTCCGCCACTTCGGCCAGGGGGCAGCGCCGGTGCTCCGCCTCTACGGCTGGGAGCCGCCGGCCTTTTCCGTGGGGCGCTTCCAGAAGGCCGACGAGGCGATCGACCGGGAGCGCTGCCGCCGGGCCGACATTCCGGTGGTCCGTCGGATCACCGGCGGCGGACTCATCTATCACGGCCCCGAGCTTACCTATTCCCTGGTCTGCGCCCCCCGGCACATTGCCGGAGCTCGGGGGGTGAAGGAGTCGTTCCGGGCGCTCACCGGCTTTCTGTTCCGTTTCTACGGGGAACTGGGCCTGGCGGCGTGCTGGGCCGCGGATGACGCCGCCGGGGATGCGAGGCTCGGAGCGCGGACTCCCCTCTGCTTTGCGGGCAGGGAAGAAAGCGACATCGTCATCCGCGGGAGGAAGATCGGCGGCAACGCCCAGCGCCGGCTACGGGACGCCATTTTTCAGCATGGTTCCATCCCCTTGGCGGATGGCGTGGGAGAGGCACTCCCCTTTTTCCGGTCGGTGCCCGCGGGCCTCCGGGAGGGGACCACTGATCTGGCCGCCCTGGGGGTGGCTGGCGGGGCGGACCGGCTGCGAGCGCTGCTGGCCCGTTCCTTCAGCGCGGCCCACGGTGTGGCGCTGGTTCCGTCGGAACTCTCACCGGCGGAGCGGGAGACCGCTGACCGGCTCCTCCGGGAGCGCTACGGCAACGACGACTGGAATTTCGGGGGAGAAAACGGGTGA
- the lipA gene encoding lipoyl synthase produces the protein MNIHRKPEWLRKKINPAAHGAMDELLGELRLHTVCREARCPNITECFRERQATFLILGAECTRLCSFCNVTKGEPLPPDPDEPARVAQAVVRLSLAHVVITSPTRDDLPDGGAGHYVATVATIGRVAPATVVELLIPDFLGSRAALADVVAAAPRIIGHNVETVPRLYAIRAGADYGRSLAVLRTLRELAPGCATKSGLMLGLGETEEEVLAVMADLRRVDCTYLSLGQYLAPSRFHHPVREFVLPETFDRLKELAEKMGFRHVESGPYVRSSYHAAGYGGGTRTDQPVASGCLSDQEGVSAQ, from the coding sequence GTGAACATCCACCGCAAGCCGGAATGGCTCCGGAAAAAAATCAACCCTGCCGCCCACGGCGCCATGGATGAGCTGCTGGGAGAGTTGCGGCTCCACACGGTCTGCCGGGAGGCGCGCTGCCCCAATATCACCGAGTGCTTCCGGGAACGCCAGGCAACCTTTCTGATTCTCGGCGCGGAGTGCACCCGCCTCTGCTCCTTCTGCAACGTCACCAAGGGAGAGCCGCTGCCGCCCGACCCGGACGAGCCGGCACGGGTGGCCCAGGCCGTTGTCCGCCTGAGTCTGGCCCATGTGGTGATCACGAGCCCCACCCGGGACGATCTTCCCGACGGCGGAGCCGGCCACTACGTCGCCACCGTGGCGACCATCGGCCGGGTTGCGCCCGCAACCGTCGTGGAGCTTCTCATCCCCGACTTCCTCGGTAGTCGCGCGGCCCTGGCGGATGTCGTGGCTGCCGCGCCACGGATCATCGGGCACAATGTGGAAACCGTTCCCCGTCTCTACGCCATTCGTGCCGGCGCCGACTACGGCCGTTCGCTGGCGGTGCTCCGCACCCTGCGCGAACTGGCGCCGGGGTGTGCCACCAAGTCGGGGCTCATGCTCGGCCTGGGTGAGACGGAAGAGGAAGTCCTGGCGGTGATGGCCGACCTGCGGCGGGTCGACTGCACCTACCTCAGCCTCGGCCAGTACCTGGCTCCGAGCCGGTTCCACCACCCCGTGCGGGAGTTCGTCCTCCCCGAGACCTTTGACCGGCTGAAGGAACTGGCCGAAAAGATGGGATTCCGCCACGTGGAGAGTGGCCCCTACGTCCGCAGTTCCTACCACGCTGCCGGCTACGGCGGCGGAACGCGTACAGATCAACCCGTCGCATCCGGCTGTCTGTCGGATCAGGAAGGAGTATCAGCACAATGA
- a CDS encoding lipoprotein, which translates to MRKITVLALVASMLTLAACSGKGVQELYDTAQFEEKQHNLEHATKLYEEIVAKHPQSELAARAKERLEAIKAGK; encoded by the coding sequence ATGAGAAAGATAACCGTTCTTGCCCTGGTCGCCTCCATGCTCACTCTTGCCGCCTGCTCGGGCAAGGGTGTCCAGGAACTTTACGACACAGCCCAGTTCGAGGAGAAACAGCACAATCTGGAGCACGCGACAAAGCTCTACGAGGAGATCGTGGCCAAGCATCCCCAGTCGGAACTGGCCGCCCGGGCCAAGGAGCGGCTCGAAGCGATCAAGGCGGGGAAATAG
- a CDS encoding OsmC family protein, translated as MELIVTFPGGKKVNAELGGMVIPTDQPVESGGEGTAPSPYDYFLASIGTCAGFYVLAFCQQRGIATENISLRQAMEFTPTADGRKKLSRVQMEIVVPSDFPEKYRNALVKSAELCSVKRALADPPDFAIRTVVA; from the coding sequence ATGGAGCTGATCGTTACCTTTCCCGGCGGGAAAAAAGTGAACGCCGAACTGGGCGGCATGGTGATCCCCACGGACCAGCCGGTGGAGTCGGGGGGTGAGGGAACGGCACCGTCTCCCTATGATTATTTTCTGGCGTCCATCGGCACCTGCGCCGGTTTTTACGTTCTCGCCTTCTGCCAGCAGCGCGGCATCGCCACGGAGAATATCTCCCTGCGCCAGGCCATGGAGTTTACCCCCACGGCAGACGGCAGGAAGAAATTGTCTCGGGTCCAGATGGAGATCGTGGTGCCGTCCGATTTCCCCGAAAAGTACCGCAACGCCCTGGTCAAGTCCGCGGAGCTCTGCTCGGTCAAGAGGGCGCTGGCGGACCCGCCCGATTTCGCCATCCGAACCGTGGTTGCGTGA
- a CDS encoding FKBP-type peptidyl-prolyl cis-trans isomerase, with protein MAQAKQGDTVTVHYTGSLTTGELFDSSEESGPLKFTVGQDEVIPGFEEAVIGMSPGETKTVTIPEDKAYGARMPELVADVERQYLPAGAEPVIGQQYEVTQDDGQVFNVTVTAMTDDMVTLDANHPLAGRELVFEIKLLEIA; from the coding sequence ATGGCACAGGCAAAGCAGGGGGATACCGTCACGGTTCACTATACGGGCTCGCTCACTACAGGGGAGCTTTTTGATTCGTCGGAGGAAAGCGGTCCCCTGAAGTTCACCGTGGGCCAGGACGAGGTTATCCCGGGCTTTGAGGAGGCGGTGATCGGGATGAGCCCCGGCGAGACAAAGACCGTAACGATTCCCGAGGACAAGGCCTATGGGGCGCGCATGCCCGAACTTGTGGCCGACGTGGAGCGCCAGTACCTGCCGGCCGGGGCTGAGCCGGTCATCGGCCAGCAGTACGAGGTTACCCAGGATGACGGCCAGGTTTTCAACGTGACGGTGACCGCCATGACCGACGACATGGTGACGCTGGACGCCAATCACCCGCTGGCCGGCCGTGAGCTGGTCTTTGAAATCAAGCTGCTGGAGATCGCCTGA
- a CDS encoding ferritin-like domain-containing protein, with protein sequence MSEQGAVCYTFEAAVEMAITMEEEGFRHYLDAIRRVKNKGAKQILKEAALDELEHKLSLEKALLEGQMEGAGSMERQIPTMNLGYVLAKKELSPESDAREALAYAIHLEKGAIDFYQRMAQGCAGAPMAKLFDRLLADETKHLQQLEDMYEQHFMTEN encoded by the coding sequence ATGAGCGAACAGGGAGCGGTCTGCTACACATTCGAAGCCGCCGTTGAGATGGCGATTACCATGGAGGAAGAGGGGTTCAGACACTACCTTGACGCGATCCGCAGGGTGAAGAACAAGGGTGCCAAACAGATCCTCAAGGAAGCCGCCCTGGACGAGTTGGAGCATAAACTGAGCCTGGAGAAGGCCCTGCTTGAGGGCCAGATGGAAGGGGCCGGCTCCATGGAACGACAAATTCCGACCATGAACCTTGGTTATGTCCTGGCCAAAAAGGAGCTTTCCCCCGAGTCCGATGCACGGGAGGCCCTTGCCTACGCCATTCACCTGGAAAAAGGTGCCATCGACTTCTACCAGCGCATGGCCCAGGGATGTGCCGGCGCGCCCATGGCCAAGCTCTTCGACAGGCTGCTGGCGGACGAGACCAAGCACCTGCAGCAGCTTGAGGATATGTACGAACAGCACTTCATGACCGAAAACTAG
- a CDS encoding NAD-dependent epimerase/dehydratase family protein translates to MKIFVTGGTGFVGGHVRRALLERGHSLRLLVHQRSEGVEAGIEQVEGDVTRPDTFAGAVAGCDATVNLVGIIREFPGRGITFEKLHVEATRNVVEAARAAGIRRHLQMSALATRPDATAAYHRTKWRAEEVVRQSELDWTIFRPSLIFGPKGAFVDMLAGFVRRFPAVPVVGDGTYRLQPVSVDDVARCFALALDMPETFGQTYELCGPDRLTYNEVLDIIGRVLGKGHVVKIPQPLGLLKLVVPIMQGFSFFPLTMDQITLLTEENICSNAWPSVFGFEPCRFEAGIASFLHR, encoded by the coding sequence ATGAAGATATTCGTTACCGGAGGAACCGGTTTTGTGGGAGGGCACGTGCGGAGGGCGCTGCTGGAACGGGGGCACTCGCTCCGGCTCCTGGTCCACCAGCGAAGCGAGGGGGTCGAGGCCGGGATCGAGCAGGTGGAGGGCGACGTGACGCGGCCGGATACCTTTGCCGGGGCCGTGGCGGGGTGTGACGCCACCGTCAACCTGGTGGGGATCATCCGGGAGTTTCCCGGTCGGGGGATAACCTTCGAAAAGCTCCACGTGGAGGCCACGCGCAACGTGGTGGAGGCCGCCAGGGCAGCGGGCATCCGGCGCCATCTCCAGATGTCGGCGCTGGCCACGCGCCCTGACGCCACCGCGGCCTATCACCGCACCAAGTGGCGGGCGGAGGAGGTCGTGCGGCAGTCGGAGCTCGACTGGACCATTTTTCGGCCATCCCTGATCTTCGGGCCCAAGGGCGCCTTTGTGGACATGCTGGCGGGATTCGTCCGCAGGTTTCCGGCCGTGCCGGTCGTCGGCGACGGCACCTACCGGCTCCAACCGGTTTCGGTCGACGATGTGGCCCGCTGTTTCGCCCTTGCCCTGGACATGCCGGAAACCTTCGGACAGACCTATGAGCTCTGCGGCCCGGACCGCCTCACCTACAACGAGGTCCTCGACATCATCGGCCGGGTGCTCGGCAAGGGCCATGTGGTCAAGATTCCCCAGCCGCTGGGACTGCTGAAGCTCGTGGTGCCGATCATGCAGGGATTTTCCTTCTTTCCCCTCACCATGGACCAGATCACCCTCTTGACTGAGGAAAATATCTGCTCGAATGCCTGGCCCTCCGTCTTCGGCTTTGAGCCGTGCCGTTTCGAGGCGGGAATCGCCTCGTTCCTGCATCGCTGA
- the radC gene encoding RadC family protein → MAGGIKAWPEDERPREKLLRRGAPVLSDAELLALIIRTGDSVTGRSAIDLGRALLQECGDLRTLAGATVSELCAVKGMGTAKATSIKAALEMASRINSERLMICSERFTSPEQVYNHYHYAFRDRRKEYFMALLLDGKNRIMREIQVSEGSLNQSIVHPREVFNPAVRESAAAVILVHNHPTGDPAPSREDLEITRRLREAGDIMGIRVLDHIIIGDGRFTSFVSAGLL, encoded by the coding sequence ATGGCAGGCGGCATCAAGGCGTGGCCCGAGGACGAGCGGCCACGGGAAAAGCTCTTGCGGCGGGGAGCTCCGGTCCTATCGGACGCGGAACTGCTGGCCCTCATCATCCGGACCGGTGACTCGGTGACCGGACGGAGCGCCATCGACCTGGGGCGGGCGCTCCTTCAGGAGTGCGGCGACCTCCGCACTCTTGCCGGAGCCACCGTCAGCGAGCTCTGCGCGGTGAAGGGCATGGGGACGGCAAAGGCAACCTCCATCAAGGCGGCCCTGGAAATGGCCTCTCGCATCAATTCCGAGCGGCTCATGATCTGCAGCGAACGGTTCACCTCTCCCGAACAGGTCTACAATCACTACCACTATGCCTTCCGGGACCGACGCAAGGAATACTTCATGGCCCTGCTGCTGGACGGAAAGAACCGGATCATGCGCGAGATCCAGGTTTCGGAAGGCTCCCTCAACCAGAGCATCGTTCATCCCCGCGAGGTCTTCAACCCGGCCGTCCGGGAGTCCGCGGCCGCGGTCATCCTTGTCCACAACCACCCCACCGGTGATCCGGCCCCGAGCCGCGAAGACCTTGAAATCACCCGCCGCCTGCGGGAAGCGGGTGACATCATGGGCATCAGGGTCCTGGACCACATCATCATCGGTGACGGTCGCTTCACCAGCTTTGTCTCGGCTGGATTACTCTAG
- a CDS encoding undecaprenyl-diphosphate phosphatase, giving the protein MDIMHAAVLGILQGLTEILPISSSAHLILVPWLLGWPESGLTFDVGLHVGTLIALCVYFRRDIAYLISDAITGLREGFGSQTSRLPFFIIAGTVPAAIAGKTLEKPIEEFFRGSHTLIALLLIAFGLLLALADTTGPKRWRMDRVDLRGALLIGLAQCLALIPGVSRSGITITAALFLGFTRDTAARFSFLLSLPIVAGAGILKMGELARHGIPAGELAPLLAGMATSAVSGYLGVALLLRLVQRYSLYPFVWYRLLAGGAVLAYLFAR; this is encoded by the coding sequence ATGGACATCATGCACGCAGCGGTCCTCGGCATTCTGCAGGGGCTCACCGAAATACTTCCCATCAGCAGTTCCGCGCACCTCATCCTTGTCCCCTGGCTTCTGGGATGGCCTGAGTCGGGGCTCACTTTCGACGTGGGGCTACACGTGGGGACCTTGATCGCACTCTGCGTATACTTCCGCCGTGATATCGCATACTTGATAAGTGATGCCATCACCGGACTGCGGGAAGGCTTCGGGAGCCAAACGTCCAGGCTCCCGTTCTTCATCATCGCCGGTACCGTACCGGCAGCCATTGCCGGCAAGACCCTGGAGAAGCCCATTGAAGAGTTTTTCCGGGGCAGCCACACCCTCATTGCCCTGCTCCTCATCGCCTTCGGCCTTCTCCTGGCGCTGGCCGACACCACCGGCCCCAAACGCTGGAGGATGGACCGGGTAGACCTGAGGGGAGCACTGTTGATCGGCCTGGCCCAGTGCCTCGCCCTGATCCCCGGCGTCTCCCGCTCGGGCATTACCATTACGGCGGCACTGTTCCTCGGCTTTACCCGCGATACGGCAGCCCGCTTCTCCTTTCTCCTGTCCCTTCCCATCGTGGCCGGAGCCGGCATCCTGAAAATGGGTGAACTGGCCCGCCACGGCATTCCCGCAGGAGAGCTGGCGCCCCTGCTGGCAGGCATGGCGACATCGGCCGTTTCGGGCTACCTGGGCGTGGCATTGCTCCTCAGGCTCGTCCAGCGCTACTCCCTCTACCCCTTCGTCTGGTACCGGCTCCTGGCGGGCGGGGCGGTTCTCGCCTACCTTTTTGCCCGCTGA
- a CDS encoding DUF47 domain-containing protein produces the protein MFGLIPKEEKFFAMFKDMAANIVTGGKLLKQMLDSYDDPQASQKKIKDVEHACDAITHDIIQKLNKSFVTPFDREDIYALAAALDDIVDLIDASAQRFIMYNVEKPTPEAKELAFLILQGCLAIEKAVSHLGEKFEHIAEHCVEVNALENEADRVCREAISRLFDEEKDPIQLIKWKEIYETLERATDKCEDAANILESVVVKNA, from the coding sequence ATGTTCGGTCTCATTCCAAAGGAAGAGAAATTTTTTGCCATGTTCAAGGACATGGCGGCCAATATCGTGACGGGGGGGAAACTCCTCAAGCAAATGCTCGACAGCTATGACGACCCCCAGGCGAGCCAGAAGAAGATCAAGGATGTGGAGCACGCGTGCGATGCCATCACCCATGACATCATCCAGAAGCTCAACAAGAGCTTCGTCACCCCCTTCGACCGCGAGGACATCTATGCCCTGGCCGCGGCCCTGGATGACATTGTCGATCTCATCGACGCCTCGGCCCAGCGTTTCATCATGTACAACGTGGAAAAGCCGACCCCTGAGGCCAAGGAACTGGCCTTTTTGATTCTCCAGGGCTGTCTGGCCATCGAAAAAGCGGTGTCGCACCTTGGCGAAAAGTTCGAGCACATCGCCGAGCATTGCGTTGAGGTGAACGCCTTGGAGAACGAGGCCGACCGCGTGTGCCGCGAAGCCATCAGCCGCCTCTTCGACGAGGAGAAGGACCCGATCCAGCTCATCAAGTGGAAGGAGATCTACGAGACCCTGGAGCGGGCCACGGACAAATGCGAAGATGCCGCCAACATCCTCGAAAGCGTGGTGGTGAAGAATGCTTGA
- a CDS encoding inorganic phosphate transporter, giving the protein MLDTTLIMLVLVIGAALAFDYINGFHDTANAIATCVSTRALSVRSAIVMAAVLNFAGAMISTKVAATIGKGIVDAGNVTQMVVLAGVLGAIIWDLVTWYYGLPSSSSHAIIGGIMGAVIAHAGTTALHWGGLKKIILSLILSPVIGTLLGFIVMVVMLWSFKSTSPHSINKHFRRLQVLSAAFMAFSHGTADAQKSMGVITMALVSYGTLTTFDVPTWVKIACAVAMGLGTAAGGWRIIKTVGKDFVKLQPVHGFCVETASAGVILGASSIGMPVSTTHVITSTILGVGLSKRITAVNWNVAYRILWAWVLTIPASAIMSYVSYMVLNPFLGK; this is encoded by the coding sequence ATGCTTGACACTACGCTGATCATGCTCGTCCTGGTTATCGGGGCGGCACTTGCGTTCGACTACATCAACGGATTTCACGACACGGCCAATGCGATTGCCACCTGCGTTTCGACTCGGGCACTGTCGGTCCGGTCGGCCATTGTCATGGCGGCAGTGCTCAACTTTGCGGGAGCAATGATTTCGACCAAGGTGGCCGCCACGATCGGCAAGGGGATCGTGGACGCCGGCAACGTGACGCAGATGGTGGTGCTCGCCGGGGTCTTGGGTGCGATTATCTGGGACCTCGTCACGTGGTACTACGGGCTTCCCTCTTCGTCGTCACACGCCATCATCGGCGGAATCATGGGCGCGGTCATCGCCCACGCCGGCACGACGGCCCTCCATTGGGGCGGGCTGAAAAAGATCATCCTCTCGCTCATCCTTTCTCCTGTCATTGGAACGCTCCTCGGGTTCATCGTCATGGTGGTCATGCTCTGGAGCTTCAAGAGCACCTCGCCCCACTCCATAAACAAGCACTTCCGTCGTCTGCAAGTCCTTTCGGCCGCATTCATGGCCTTTTCCCACGGCACCGCCGACGCCCAGAAGTCCATGGGCGTCATCACCATGGCGCTGGTGAGTTATGGAACCCTCACCACCTTCGATGTTCCAACCTGGGTCAAGATTGCCTGTGCCGTGGCCATGGGCCTCGGCACCGCGGCCGGCGGCTGGCGGATCATCAAGACCGTGGGGAAGGATTTCGTCAAGCTGCAGCCGGTCCATGGCTTCTGCGTCGAAACCGCTTCGGCCGGCGTCATCCTGGGGGCGTCCTCCATCGGCATGCCGGTCAGCACTACCCACGTCATCACCTCCACTATCCTCGGCGTGGGGCTCTCCAAGCGGATCACGGCCGTGAACTGGAACGTGGCCTACCGTATCCTCTGGGCCTGGGTCCTGACCATCCCCGCTTCGGCGATCATGTCCTATGTTTCATACATGGTTTTGAACCCGTTCCTCGGCAAATAA
- a CDS encoding DUF2062 domain-containing protein, whose protein sequence is MLNKEKWKKNIKAILSLDSHPGHIAAGFAVGVFISFTPFFAFHTLMAIAAAFIFRLNKLTCITGAWVNTPLTVVPVLAISYKLGRVMRGLPPAELSFHGLDWHALKPHATSLLLGTSVIGFVAAVVAYVICYWLVVRFRRKDETLATLAEEMEEVGEELE, encoded by the coding sequence GTGCTCAACAAGGAAAAGTGGAAGAAGAACATCAAGGCGATCCTCTCGCTGGACAGCCATCCGGGCCACATTGCGGCGGGTTTCGCCGTGGGCGTCTTCATCAGCTTCACCCCGTTCTTTGCCTTTCATACACTGATGGCCATTGCCGCAGCATTCATCTTCCGGCTCAACAAACTCACCTGCATCACCGGAGCCTGGGTGAACACGCCGCTGACGGTTGTTCCCGTTCTGGCAATCAGTTACAAACTGGGGCGGGTCATGCGGGGGCTCCCCCCCGCAGAGCTCTCCTTCCACGGGCTCGACTGGCACGCCCTCAAACCCCACGCGACATCGCTCCTGCTGGGCACGTCGGTGATCGGCTTTGTGGCGGCGGTCGTCGCCTATGTCATCTGCTACTGGCTGGTGGTTCGCTTTCGTCGCAAGGATGAAACCCTGGCGACCCTGGCGGAGGAAATGGAAGAGGTGGGGGAAGAACTGGAGTAA